A genomic stretch from Solanum stenotomum isolate F172 chromosome 8, ASM1918654v1, whole genome shotgun sequence includes:
- the LOC125872747 gene encoding methanol O-anthraniloyltransferase-like yields the protein MAHKTIPISTTHHKPKLVVPSIVTPHEIKHLSEIDDQGSTRFHVSILMFYKYNSLMEDKDPAKIIKDGLSKTLVFYYPLAGRLIEGPNKKLMVNCNGEGVLFIEANANVELEKLGDSIKPPCPYLDLLLHNVPGSDGIIGCPLLLIQVTRFTCGGFAVGFRVNHIMMDAYGIKMFLNALSELIQGASTPSILPVWQRDLLSARSSPCITCTHNEFDEQIESKIAWESIKDKLIQQSFFFGSTEMEVIKNQVPSNYGCTKFELLVSFLWKYRTIALDLYPEEIVHLTYPVNIRGKSLKIEVPAGYYGNAFVTPAVVAKAGLLCSNPLTYAVELVKKVKNQINEEYIRSFTDLIVIKGRPELTKSWNFIVSDNRYVGFDEFDFGWGKPIFGGVSKAESFISFIVPVKNDKGEKGILIALNLPPLAMQKFQKVVYNMTLKNVEGVNII from the exons ATGGCGCACAAGACTATCCCAATTTCAACAACACATCACAAGCCAAAATTAGTTGTTCCAtcaattgtaacaccccatgaGATAAAACATCTTTCTGAAATAGATGATCAAGGGAGTACTCGTTTCCATGTTTCTATATTAatgttttataaatataattctttAATGGAAGATAAAGATCCCGCAAAAATTATTAAAGATGGATTATCTAAAACACTTGTGTTTTATTATCCATTAGCTGGTAGACTCATTGAAGGGCCTAATAAGAAGCTTATGGTAAATTGCAATGGTGAAGGAGTCTTGTTTATTGAAGCTAATGCTAATGTGGAGCTTGAGAAATTAGGTGACTCTATTAAACCACCATGTCCATACTTAGATTTACTACTTCACAATGTTCCTGGTTCTGATGGGATTATTGGTTGCCCTCTTTTGCTAATTCAG GTGACTCGTTTTACTTGTGGTGGATTTGCTGTTGGATTTAGAGTTAATCACATTATGATGGATGCATATGGCATCAAAATGTTTCTAAATGCATTAAGTGAATTAATTCAAGGAGCTTCTACACCTTCTATATTACCTGTATGGCAAAGGGATCTCCTAAGTGCTAGATCATCACCATGCATTACATGTACTCACAATGAATTTGATGAGCAAATTGAATCAAAAATTGCATGGGAATCTATTAAAGACAAGTTGAtacaacaatcatttttctttggaAGTACGGAGATGGAAGTTATCAAAAATCAAGTTCCTTCAAATTATGGATGTACGAAATTTGAGTTATTAGTGTCATTTTTATGGAAATATCGTACCATTGCTCTTGATTTGTACCCTGAAGAAATTGTTCATTTGACGTATCCAGTTAACATACGCGGGAAGTCACTAAAAATTGAAGTGCCAGCTGGTTATTATGGGAATGCGTTTGTTACTCCAGCTGTTGTAGCAAAAGCAGGATTGTTATGTTCAAATCCACTTACATATGCAGTTGAATTGGTTAAGaaagttaaaaatcaaataaatgaaGAGTATATTAGATCATTCACAGATTTAATTGTGATTAAAGGGAGACCAGAGTTAACAAAGTCATGGAATTTTATTGTGTCAGATAATAGATATGttggatttgatgaatttgattttgGATGGGGAAAACCCATTTTTGGAGGGGTTTCAAAAGCTGAAtcttttattagttttattGTGCCTGTTAAAAATGACAAGGGAGAAAAAGGTATTTTGATAGCTTTAAATTTGCCTCCACTGGCCatgcaaaaatttcaaaaagttgtcTACAACATGACTTTAAAAAATGTGGAAGGAGTCAACATAATTTGA